Proteins encoded together in one Thermomonospora curvata DSM 43183 window:
- the grpE gene encoding nucleotide exchange factor GrpE, giving the protein MTSPSPKKDEEREGLVIRDRRRIDPETGEARERSAKDTASKPSGESGAPKPSAPSADAEEVAKLKAQLEERTADLQRVQAEYSNYRKRVERDRVAVREQALANVLTELLPVLDDIGRAREHGELTGGFKSVSEALEATLGKLGLQQYGEKGEPFDPTVHEALVHSYSTEVTETTCVEILQPGYRLGERILRPARVAVADPQPEEDKQESAGEENSAEE; this is encoded by the coding sequence GTGACCTCGCCTTCCCCCAAGAAGGACGAGGAGCGTGAGGGCCTGGTGATCCGCGACCGCCGACGGATCGACCCGGAGACCGGGGAGGCTCGGGAGCGGTCCGCCAAGGACACCGCTTCCAAGCCTTCTGGGGAGTCCGGCGCGCCCAAGCCCTCCGCCCCGTCCGCCGACGCGGAGGAAGTGGCCAAGCTCAAGGCCCAGCTGGAGGAACGCACCGCGGACCTGCAGCGGGTGCAGGCGGAGTACTCCAACTACCGCAAGCGGGTCGAACGCGACCGGGTGGCGGTGCGCGAGCAGGCGCTGGCCAACGTCCTGACCGAGCTGCTGCCGGTCCTGGACGACATCGGCCGCGCCCGCGAGCACGGCGAGCTGACCGGCGGGTTCAAGTCGGTCAGCGAGGCGCTGGAGGCCACGCTCGGCAAGCTCGGCCTGCAGCAGTACGGAGAGAAGGGCGAGCCGTTCGACCCGACCGTGCACGAGGCGCTGGTGCACTCCTACTCCACCGAGGTCACCGAGACGACCTGCGTGGAGATCCTGCAGCCGGGCTACCGGCTGGGCGAGCGGATCCTGCGGCCCGCGCGGGTGGCGGTGGCCGACCCGCAGCCGGAGGAGGACAAGCAGGAAAGCGCCGGCGAGGAGAACTCCGCCGAGGAGTGA
- the dnaK gene encoding molecular chaperone DnaK, protein MARAVGIDLGTTNSVVAILEGGEPTVIANAEGSRTTPSVVAFAKNGEVLVGEVAKRQAVTNVDRTIRSVKRHMGTDWKIDIDGKKYTPQEISARVLQKLKRDAEAYLGEKITDAVITVPAYFSDHQRQATKEAGQIAGLNVLRIINEPTSAALAYHLEKEKEATILVFDLGGGTFDVSLLEVGDGVVEVKATSGDNHLGGDDWDNAIVNWLVERFKNAHGVDLSKDKMAMQRLREAAEKAKIELSGATETQINLPYITASSEGPLHLDEKLTRAEFQRMTADLLERCKGPFNQVIKDAGVSVKDIDHVVLVGGSTRMPAVSDLVRELTGGKEPNKGVNPDEVVAVGAALQAGVLKGEVKDVLLLDVTPLSLGIETKGGIFTKIIERNTTIPTKRSEVFTTAEDNQPSVEIQVYQGEREIAAYNKKLGTFQLTGLPPAPRGVPQIEVTFDIDANGIVNVSAKDLGTGKEQSMVITGGSALPKDEIERMMREAEQHAEEDRKRKEEAEVRNQADTLAYSTEKFLRENSEKVPEDVKKEVEEAVADVKKKLEGSDVDAIRASAEKLAQVSQKMGAAMYAQSSGEGAQAGGANAQAGSDQGGDDEVVDAEIVDDDKKGGAA, encoded by the coding sequence ATGGCACGTGCGGTCGGTATCGACCTCGGGACGACCAACTCGGTCGTCGCGATTCTGGAAGGCGGCGAGCCCACCGTCATCGCCAACGCGGAGGGGTCGCGGACCACGCCGTCCGTCGTCGCCTTCGCCAAGAACGGTGAGGTCCTCGTCGGCGAGGTGGCCAAGCGCCAGGCCGTGACCAACGTTGACCGCACCATCCGCTCGGTCAAGCGCCACATGGGCACGGACTGGAAGATCGACATCGACGGCAAGAAGTACACGCCGCAGGAGATCAGCGCCCGCGTCCTGCAGAAGCTCAAGCGCGACGCCGAGGCCTACCTGGGCGAGAAGATCACCGACGCGGTGATCACCGTCCCCGCCTACTTCTCCGACCACCAGCGCCAGGCCACCAAGGAGGCCGGCCAGATCGCCGGCCTGAACGTGCTGCGCATCATCAACGAGCCGACCTCCGCGGCGCTGGCCTACCACCTGGAGAAGGAGAAGGAGGCCACCATCCTGGTCTTCGACCTGGGCGGCGGCACCTTCGACGTGTCGCTGCTGGAGGTCGGCGACGGCGTGGTCGAGGTCAAGGCCACCAGCGGTGACAACCACCTGGGCGGCGACGACTGGGACAACGCCATCGTCAACTGGCTGGTGGAGCGCTTCAAGAACGCCCACGGCGTGGACCTGTCCAAGGACAAGATGGCCATGCAGCGGCTGCGCGAGGCCGCGGAGAAGGCCAAGATCGAGCTGTCCGGCGCCACCGAGACCCAGATCAACCTGCCCTACATCACCGCCTCGTCCGAGGGCCCGCTGCACCTGGACGAAAAGCTCACCCGCGCCGAGTTCCAGCGCATGACCGCGGACCTGCTGGAGCGCTGCAAGGGCCCGTTCAACCAGGTCATCAAGGACGCCGGCGTCAGCGTCAAGGACATCGACCACGTGGTGCTGGTCGGCGGCTCCACCCGGATGCCCGCGGTGAGCGACCTGGTGCGCGAGCTGACCGGCGGCAAGGAGCCCAACAAGGGCGTCAACCCCGACGAGGTGGTGGCGGTCGGCGCGGCCCTGCAGGCCGGTGTGCTCAAGGGCGAGGTCAAGGACGTCCTGCTGCTGGACGTCACCCCGCTGAGCCTGGGCATCGAGACCAAGGGCGGCATCTTCACCAAGATCATCGAGCGGAACACCACCATCCCCACCAAGCGGAGCGAGGTGTTCACCACCGCCGAGGACAACCAGCCCTCGGTGGAGATCCAGGTCTACCAGGGCGAGCGGGAGATCGCCGCCTACAACAAGAAGCTGGGCACCTTCCAGCTGACCGGGCTGCCCCCGGCGCCGCGCGGCGTGCCGCAGATCGAGGTCACCTTCGACATCGACGCCAACGGCATCGTCAACGTCTCCGCCAAGGACCTGGGCACCGGCAAGGAGCAGTCGATGGTCATCACCGGCGGCTCGGCCCTGCCCAAGGACGAGATCGAGCGGATGATGCGCGAGGCCGAGCAGCACGCCGAGGAGGACCGCAAGCGCAAGGAGGAGGCCGAGGTCCGCAACCAGGCCGACACCCTGGCGTACTCGACCGAGAAGTTCCTGCGGGAGAACTCCGAGAAGGTCCCCGAGGACGTCAAGAAGGAGGTCGAGGAGGCGGTCGCCGACGTCAAGAAGAAGCTGGAGGGCTCCGACGTCGACGCCATCCGCGCCAGCGCCGAGAAGCTGGCCCAGGTCAGCCAGAAGATGGGCGCCGCCATGTACGCCCAGAGCTCCGGCGAGGGCGCGCAGGCCGGCGGCGCGAACGCGCAGGCCGGCTCCGACCAGGGCGGTGACGACGAGGTCGTCGACGCCGAGATCGTCGATGATGACAAGAAGGGTGGTGCGGCGTGA
- a CDS encoding (Fe-S)-binding protein, producing the protein MYWLTLIIGLAGIAVAVALAARRVLFLYKLIKSGQPDPDRVLRVKRDPKGDIEGQLKEVLGQRKLLKWTVPGMAHFFVMWAFLLLASVYGEAGVQLLFGLEAHIPFLQTWGPIGFVQDTIALLCLGGLIVFTVIRIQQSPKRIDRKSRFKGSHTGGAWLILFMIFNVIWTMFAFRGAEVANGNFSYGKAAYASYGVGKLMEGIGEPESTLMNGLESFFLLAHIGVALVFLIIVVNSKHLHIFLAPLNVMFKRRPDGLGAAQPMMSNGKVLDFEEADPDTDVFGRGKIEDFTWKGFLDMATCTECGRCQSQCPAWNTGKPLSPKMVILELRDHAFAKAPYILASEEQREKFTDEQKAAMQVDKPLVGEDGVIHPDVLWSCTNCGACVEQCPVDIEHIDHILDMRRFQVMIESSFPSEAGVMLKNLENKGNPWGMSEMKRLEWIEELDFEVPVVEDSMPEDAEYLFWVGCAGALEDRAKKTTKAVAELLHIAGVKFAVLGPMEACTGDPARRLGMEFIFQMLGQQNVETLNEAGVKKIVATCPHCFNTLANEYPQIGGNYEVIHHTQLLAKLVEEGKLTPVTPIEEKITYHDPCFLGRHNKVYKQPRDIMATVPGVKTQEMHRHKDRGFCCGAGGARMWMEERIGKRINTERVDEALGTDPDTVSTACPFCLVMLGDAINEKKNAGQAKESLEVVDVSQLLIRSIKGEDAAPKETVAAE; encoded by the coding sequence GTGTACTGGCTCACGTTGATCATCGGGCTTGCCGGGATAGCGGTCGCCGTGGCGCTCGCCGCCCGGCGTGTCCTCTTCCTGTACAAGCTCATCAAGAGCGGCCAGCCCGACCCCGACCGGGTGCTGCGTGTCAAGCGCGACCCCAAGGGGGATATTGAGGGCCAGCTCAAGGAGGTCCTCGGCCAGCGCAAGCTGCTGAAGTGGACCGTGCCGGGAATGGCGCACTTCTTCGTGATGTGGGCCTTCCTGCTGCTGGCCAGTGTTTACGGCGAGGCCGGCGTCCAGCTTCTGTTCGGGCTGGAGGCCCACATCCCGTTCCTGCAGACCTGGGGTCCGATCGGGTTCGTGCAGGACACCATCGCCCTGCTGTGCCTGGGCGGCCTGATCGTCTTCACCGTCATCCGCATCCAGCAGTCCCCTAAGCGGATCGACCGCAAGTCCCGCTTCAAGGGCTCGCACACCGGCGGCGCGTGGCTCATCCTGTTCATGATCTTCAACGTGATCTGGACGATGTTCGCCTTCCGCGGCGCCGAGGTCGCCAACGGCAACTTCTCCTACGGCAAGGCCGCCTACGCCTCCTACGGCGTCGGCAAGCTGATGGAGGGCATCGGCGAGCCGGAGTCCACCCTCATGAACGGGCTGGAGTCGTTCTTCCTGCTCGCCCACATCGGGGTGGCCCTGGTCTTCCTGATCATCGTCGTCAACTCCAAGCACCTGCACATCTTCCTGGCGCCGCTGAACGTCATGTTCAAGCGCCGCCCGGACGGCCTGGGCGCCGCCCAGCCGATGATGAGCAACGGCAAGGTGCTGGACTTCGAGGAGGCCGACCCCGACACCGACGTCTTCGGCCGCGGCAAGATCGAGGACTTCACCTGGAAGGGCTTCCTCGACATGGCCACCTGCACCGAGTGCGGGCGGTGCCAGTCGCAGTGCCCGGCCTGGAACACCGGCAAGCCGCTGTCGCCGAAGATGGTCATCCTCGAGCTGCGCGACCACGCCTTCGCCAAGGCCCCCTACATCCTGGCCTCCGAAGAGCAGCGCGAGAAGTTCACCGACGAGCAGAAGGCCGCCATGCAGGTGGACAAGCCGCTCGTCGGCGAGGACGGCGTCATCCACCCCGACGTGCTGTGGTCGTGCACCAACTGCGGTGCCTGCGTCGAGCAGTGCCCGGTGGACATCGAGCACATCGACCACATCCTGGACATGCGCCGCTTCCAGGTCATGATCGAGTCGAGCTTCCCGTCCGAGGCGGGCGTGATGCTCAAGAACCTGGAGAACAAGGGCAACCCGTGGGGCATGTCCGAGATGAAGCGCCTGGAGTGGATCGAGGAGCTGGACTTCGAGGTCCCGGTCGTCGAGGACTCCATGCCCGAGGACGCCGAGTACCTGTTCTGGGTCGGCTGCGCCGGCGCCCTGGAGGACCGCGCCAAGAAGACCACCAAGGCCGTCGCCGAGCTGCTGCACATCGCCGGCGTCAAGTTCGCCGTGCTCGGCCCCATGGAGGCCTGCACCGGTGACCCGGCCCGCCGGCTGGGCATGGAGTTCATCTTCCAGATGCTCGGCCAGCAGAACGTGGAGACCCTCAACGAGGCCGGGGTCAAGAAGATCGTGGCGACCTGCCCGCACTGCTTCAACACCCTGGCCAACGAGTACCCGCAGATCGGCGGGAACTACGAGGTCATCCACCACACCCAGCTGCTGGCCAAGCTGGTCGAGGAGGGCAAGCTCACCCCGGTCACCCCGATCGAGGAGAAGATCACCTACCACGACCCCTGCTTCCTGGGCCGCCACAACAAGGTCTACAAGCAGCCGCGGGACATCATGGCCACCGTCCCCGGCGTCAAGACCCAGGAGATGCACCGCCACAAGGACCGCGGCTTCTGCTGCGGCGCCGGCGGCGCCCGGATGTGGATGGAAGAGCGCATCGGCAAGCGCATCAACACCGAGCGCGTGGACGAGGCGCTGGGCACCGACCCCGACACCGTCTCCACCGCCTGCCCGTTCTGCCTGGTGATGCTGGGCGACGCGATCAACGAGAAGAAGAACGCCGGCCAGGCCAAGGAGTCCCTGGAAGTCGTGGACGTCTCCCAGCTGCTCATCCGCTCCATCAAGGGCGAGGACGCCGCCCCGAAGGAGACCGTGGCGGCCGAGTAA
- the dcd gene encoding dCTP deaminase: MLLSDRDIRAEIEAGRVKIDPFDPEMIQPSSVDVRLDRYFRVFENHKYPHIDPAVEQPDLTRLVEPDGDEPFVLHPGEFVLASTYEMFSLPDDLAARLEGKSSLGRLGLLTHSTAGWIDPGFCGHVTLELSNVATLPIKLWPGMKIGQMCLFRTSSPVEHPYGSKEYGSRYQGQRGPTPSRSYLNFHRTKI; the protein is encoded by the coding sequence GTGCTGCTCTCTGACCGTGACATCAGGGCCGAGATCGAGGCGGGGCGGGTGAAGATCGACCCGTTCGATCCGGAGATGATCCAGCCGTCCAGTGTGGACGTGCGACTGGACCGGTACTTCCGGGTGTTCGAGAACCACAAGTATCCCCACATCGACCCGGCCGTGGAGCAGCCGGACCTGACCCGGCTGGTGGAGCCGGACGGGGACGAGCCGTTCGTGCTGCACCCGGGGGAGTTCGTGCTGGCCTCCACCTATGAGATGTTCTCGCTGCCGGACGACCTGGCGGCGCGGTTGGAGGGCAAGAGCTCGCTGGGGCGGCTGGGGCTGCTGACGCACTCGACGGCCGGGTGGATCGACCCGGGGTTCTGCGGGCATGTGACGCTGGAGCTGTCGAACGTGGCGACGCTGCCGATCAAGCTGTGGCCGGGCATGAAGATCGGGCAGATGTGCCTGTTCCGGACGAGCTCGCCGGTGGAGCACCCCTACGGGTCGAAGGAATACGGGTCGCGGTACCAGGGGCAGCGCGGGCCCACGCCGTCGCGGTCGTACCTGAACTTCCACCGGACGAAGATCTGA
- a CDS encoding AAA family ATPase, translated as MMPPTKHRRPGWDPAKLRERREAHGLTLEAASEKLRQVARRSGLRVAANFHTLWGHETGVVYPGPHYRRAYCLMYEATEPELGFRLPLPDEQTLDLSALVGSLADPATTGQAASAIAKGLDQVSEHVRSDGLAVAETLKARIVNGWRGRALARSLGTTTLVLVGGYAGSGKTEFARFLGDVSGWAILDKDSLTGRMTERLLISLGGDPHDRHSETYLKEVRPLEYECLMDAANDNIERGISTILSAPFIAEFRDEAWLAGLTNRCRAKGVDVVAIWVRCDAESMREYIEFRDAPRDAWKLAHWDEYVSTLDTENSPPGVHLRVDNRMGAAISVADRMRETLRRLLG; from the coding sequence ATGATGCCCCCGACCAAGCACCGTCGCCCCGGTTGGGACCCCGCCAAGCTGCGCGAACGCCGTGAGGCTCACGGGCTGACCCTGGAGGCCGCAAGTGAGAAGCTGCGGCAGGTGGCCAGACGAAGCGGCCTGAGAGTGGCCGCGAACTTCCATACCCTCTGGGGACACGAGACCGGTGTCGTCTACCCGGGGCCGCACTACCGGCGCGCCTACTGCCTCATGTACGAGGCCACCGAACCTGAGCTGGGGTTTCGTCTCCCACTGCCCGACGAGCAGACTCTAGACCTGTCGGCCCTGGTCGGGAGCCTCGCCGACCCCGCCACCACCGGGCAGGCCGCGAGCGCCATCGCCAAAGGACTCGATCAGGTCTCCGAGCACGTCCGAAGCGACGGCCTTGCGGTCGCCGAGACTCTGAAGGCCCGCATCGTGAACGGTTGGCGAGGCCGGGCGCTTGCGCGCAGTCTGGGCACGACCACGCTCGTCCTGGTGGGCGGATACGCCGGATCGGGCAAGACGGAGTTCGCCCGTTTCCTTGGGGATGTCTCCGGGTGGGCGATCCTCGACAAGGACTCGCTGACCGGGCGCATGACGGAACGCCTGTTGATCTCGCTCGGCGGAGACCCGCACGACCGGCACAGCGAGACCTATCTGAAAGAGGTCAGGCCACTGGAGTACGAGTGCCTGATGGACGCCGCGAACGACAATATCGAACGCGGCATATCGACCATTCTGTCCGCCCCCTTCATCGCCGAGTTCCGGGACGAAGCATGGCTGGCCGGGCTCACGAACCGCTGCAGGGCCAAGGGTGTGGACGTGGTGGCGATCTGGGTTCGCTGCGACGCCGAGTCCATGCGTGAGTACATCGAGTTCCGCGACGCTCCCCGGGATGCCTGGAAGCTCGCCCACTGGGACGAGTACGTCAGCACGCTCGACACGGAGAACAGTCCGCCGGGTGTTCACCTGAGGGTGGACAACCGGATGGGCGCCGCCATCAGCGTCGCCGACCGGATGCGTGAGACGTTGCGTAGGCTCTTGGGGTGA